The following is a genomic window from Solanum stenotomum isolate F172 chromosome 4, ASM1918654v1, whole genome shotgun sequence.
ATATTCTAACCACGTGAAAATCTATGCTGCTTGGACTCTCCAAAACGTCGTTGCAACtgtgttggatcctccaaaaatgcactacttttggaggatccgacacgcAACCAgcaacatttttgaagaattcGAGTAACatagatgaaaataaagagatttTCATTGAAGTTGTTTCATTCCAATGTAAAGCACCGGAAGATGAAGTATCCAACATATCATTTATCACACCTCTATAGCCTAAAACTGCTTATCTTCACTGgaattacccccccccccccNNNNNNNNNNNNNNNNNNNCCCCCCCCACACACCTACTTAATCCACCCATAAAACTATATCGTTTCATCCTCGGCCAGGCTAAGTAAAAGTTCACTTGCTATAGAATGTAAAGACACATTGTGTGAAAGCGACTTTAGACGCTCATATAAGTAGGTAAATGATCCATTTAATCGAGAACCTATTAGAAGAATGACCGGTGCTATAGAAAAAACTTTTATCGAACTTGGTGTTAAGAGTCCAGAGGAATCACAGTATGAATTGCATAAATATTTGGGATTGTAATGGCAATTACCTCAGGCTGGAATTTCAGAATATCAGCACGAGCCATCGCTTCAGCTTGGGCAATTCTCTGCCTGAATGTCTGAGCCATCTCTTCAGCCTGTTGAAAATATTACACGCTTAGTCAAGAAATGTATCGTAGCTGTTTAGGTCTAAtgctttatttattttctgtattatctcaaattaaagtaaaacaaatattggtATACATGTCGTATCCAGTGACATACTAGTTATAAAGTGTGTCAAAAGAGTAACCAATTTTGTAGCTATTAATACGTTAAACAGATGGAAAGAACACATATGACCAATAGCAACAATTGCAGCAAGTAGAGTAACTACATCAAGAAATAATCTTGATCCAGTAAATTTGTATGAAACATAGCCAAAGCAAAACTCACGCAAATAGGCAAGATGTAAACCAACATTATGATGATTGTAGTAAAAAATAAGATCTATTAGTACCGGATGGAAAAATGGTACCTTCTCAAAGACGAGCTTTGGATTGCGAATCATGTCACCAGGTGTAGGTTCTAGCTTCTTCGTAGAGAGGCTCACTCTACCTCTCTCACGGTCATGGCTCAATATCATGACCTATAACATATTTGAGCAGATGATTGTTAGTTTTACTTGAAAGCAGATGAAGCTGGTACGAAATCAAGTAGTCTTTCCAATACAAACCTTCAGAGTGTCACCAGGCTGAAGGACGGTCGCGATATCTGACACACGATCATGACTGATCTGGCTGACATGAAGAAGGCCATTGACCCCACCAATGTCGATGAAGGCACCATATGGTTTCAAGCTCTGAACAGTTCCAAGTACAACTGACCCAATTCCCAACTGTGTCTGACTATCAGCCATGGCCTTACGGTTGCTGAGTATAAGTCTAGTTTGCTCTTGATCAACCTCAACAAATTTCAGAGGAAGTTCCTTCTCCAAAAGCTCCTCTGCAGTTGATTTCTGGCACATTAAAAGAGATTAATAGTGAGTCCAATTTCGACGATAATAAGCTTTACCATACTGAGAGAATAAGTAccctttttttttgtcaagAACTAATTTTCCACGTGAagcaaaaaaatttaaactagtaatAGATAACTACAGAGAGCAAATTTGGCTATCATTTGAAGTTTAAGAGGTTTGGTCAAACACATTTAAATTGTACTTTAAGTATAacttataataattttgaagtttgaagaaaCTAGAGTTTTTATCGTAAATTGAAACAAACGATAACTAACCGAAAATATCTGTGAGAATGGAATAAACGCGCGAAGGCCCTCGACCAATGCCACCACTCCACCTTTATTCGCACTAACCACCTGCAGTATCATCCAGAGGAACAAAAGTCAAACCATGTGACAAAATCTGGAGCTTTTGACATGCCACGATATCTGTTAAAGCATTCATATTTTATATGCTATAGAACATAGTCAGAAATTTAAAGAAGCACGCAATTGGAAGCCAATACATACCTTACCTTTGACAACAACATCTTCAGCTTGAAGTTGTCTGCACCTTTCCCATGCCAGGTCATATTGAATTGAACGCAAACTCAATATCACACTATCATCAGCTTCATTTTCACCAATAACCACAAACTCGTCTTTGAAACCAGGAAATATTCCAGCTTCTTCCACATGCTTGATGCTGTGAATTGAAGCCTCTTGTATGGGCAAGTATGCTGATGATTTCGCTGTGATTTCAACTAAAGCTCCATTGGCATCTACAGAAAATACTGTCCCTTTGAcctaaaaagaagaaatatagaGAAATCAAAATGCATTTGTTTCTTCCTTCACCTTGAGCAGAATCAGAAATATCCCCATAATCTCTCTGTGTTTTGAGATTTTTGACTAACAAGCAAAGGttgataaataaatacataacagAATCTCGTGAAAGGAGCTCAAGCAAATTCGCagccccaaaaaaaaattgacaggAAATTATATACTTCCTCTATT
Proteins encoded in this region:
- the LOC125863155 gene encoding 30S ribosomal protein S1, chloroplastic-like, producing the protein MGSLAHQFVGLKCSPISTTRIVQSNKNIVNPIIIHTKQKVVSRAGAVATTNAQTRERIKLKEMFEEAYERCRTAPMEGVAFTVEDFHSALEKYDFDSEIGTKVKGTVFSVDANGALVEITAKSSAYLPIQEASIHSIKHVEEAGIFPGFKDEFVVIGENEADDSVILSLRSIQYDLAWERCRQLQAEDVVVKGKVVSANKGGVVALVEGLRAFIPFSQIFSKSTAEELLEKELPLKFVEVDQEQTRLILSNRKAMADSQTQLGIGSVVLGTVQSLKPYGAFIDIGGVNGLLHVSQISHDRVSDIATVLQPGDTLKVMILSHDRERGRVSLSTKKLEPTPGDMIRNPKLVFEKAEEMAQTFRQRIAQAEAMARADILKFQPESGLTLNSDGILGPLTSELPAEGLDLSVIFPAEES